The Saliniradius amylolyticus DNA segment AGTAACTTCAAAAAAGCTCATTAATTCATGAGGCTGCAATGTCACACTGACATCAGTGGCAAGCTGACGTTTCAGCACCAAGGCTTGGTAAAGACGCGAGTTCTTGCCGCTTCCCAGAATTTCCGCAGCCAGAGTCAACAGTGCGGCTTCCTCAGTAGTGCGCCCGGGAACGGCCCAGTTACGATAGAGGCGCTGTTGGGGCACATCATCGTGCATCATTTCATAGGTATTGGTGGTTTTCTCCGGCACCCAGGCTTGAAGTTTGTGCAGCGGAGGGCCGGCTGGAATGTCGCCAAAATATTGCTGCGCTTTCTGCTTTGCTTGCTCCAGCGTTACATCGCCGGCCAAAACCAATACCGTGTTAGCCGCTCCATAAAACCGCTTAAACCAACTGTGTACATCATCCAGAGAGGCGTTATTGAGGTCCTCCATTGAGCCTATGGTAGACCAGCGATACGGGTGACCTTCCGGTAACAGGCCCTCAAGAACCCGATATTCCACCTTCCCATAAGGTCGATTGTCACCTTGTCGCTTCTCGTTCTGAACCACGCCCCGCTGATTATCCAGCTTTTCCTGGGTGACCGCCCCCAACAAATGCCCCATGCGATCAGACTCCATCCATAAGGCCAGATCTAATGCCGTGGAGGGGACATTCTGAAAATAGTTGGTACGATCAAACCAGGTCGTACCATTCATGGCCGTAGCGCCGATTTCATTAAAGGGCTTAAAATACTCACCGTCGTAATTTTCCGAACCATTAAACATCAAGTGTTCGAATAAGTGGGCGAAGCCGGTTTTGCCCGGTTGTTCGTTCTTAGAACCCACATGGTACCAAACTGATACGGCGACAATCGGCGCCTTATGATCCTCGTGTACCACCACGGTTAATCCATTATCTAACGTAAACTTGTGGTAATCGATGGCTACCTTATCGACCTCAAACGCCGAGGCAGAGCTCATAGCCATTAACAACCCAAGTGCAACAACAATGAGTCGCACACCATTTAACATTGTTTTCTCCTTTTCCATGTATTCGCCATATTTCAACTGGCAGCTCAAATATAGTGCAAAAACGATCACGTCGAATTAAGACCAAATCAGGGCCGCGCCGGCTTGTAGTATGACTGCCCCGTATTTCCGATAACAGCAACGTATACCAAATTCAGAAGGGGATAACGTAAATTTTCCTAGACGCCAAAGGCGATTGAGAACCAGTGTCATTATCAATCCTAACCCATTGAAATTAAAATAAAATTTGAATTAATCCTAGGTTGCAACTAGACTGCTTAGCATCATCGTCAAAGGCGAGGAGCCGCTATGCAAGGTAATAAACAGGTGGTGGACACCCTGAATCAAGTGCTCACTTACGAATTGACCAGCATCAATCAGTATTTTCTTCATGCCAGAATCTTCAAGAATTGGGGATTGGACAAACTGAATGAGGCGGAATACAAGAAGTCCATTTTGGATATGAAGCAAGCCGACAAACTGATCGAGCGTATCTTGTTTCTGGAAGGGTTGCCGAACCTGCAGCAGTTGGGCCGGCTGCGTATCGGCGAAGACACCGCCGAAATGTTGCAATGCGATATGGACGCCCAACATGACCAGCTGACTCAAATGCGCAAAGCCATCGCTCTGTGTGAAACCGAAAGGGACTATGTATCCCGCGACCTGCTTGAGGAAATTCTGGGGCAGGAAGAAGACTACCTGGACTGGTTGGAAACCCAACAGCACCTGCTCGGTGAGTTGGGCACGGAAAACTATCTTCAGTCTCAGGTGTAAGGAGGTAAAAATGAAAGGTAAACAGAAAATCATCGATGCCATGAACGGCCTGTTGGCCGCCGAGCTCGCGGCCATGGACCAGTACTTTCTGCATTCGGAAATGTATGCTGACTGGGGCCTGAGCAAACTGTTTGAACGTATTTCCCATGAGTTTGATGATGAAAAAGGGCAC contains these protein-coding regions:
- the bfr gene encoding bacterioferritin; its protein translation is MQGNKQVVDTLNQVLTYELTSINQYFLHARIFKNWGLDKLNEAEYKKSILDMKQADKLIERILFLEGLPNLQQLGRLRIGEDTAEMLQCDMDAQHDQLTQMRKAIALCETERDYVSRDLLEEILGQEEDYLDWLETQQHLLGELGTENYLQSQV